From Camelina sativa cultivar DH55 chromosome 5, Cs, whole genome shotgun sequence:
TAAGTTTACTAAGGTGTATGTAGTACCATGAGGATTTGCTCAATTCAACTTGCCCAAAGCAGATTCTAATTAAACTCACAATGAATTGAACCTTGGaggatttatataatttttgttattatttatattttatattgtatttgtttgtaaaatattgtatgttttgtaaatagaggaataactaaatttcccgACCGTTTGTGctgctaaatatttatattaattttttaatccgcaatatacttcataaccattttttattatatttagtttgttttgtttagtatttgagattctattttgagttttaattactataacaaaaaaataagagctctaaatacatagtaagtcatttatactctatgattaagtcacatttttcctaatgatttaattatattacacaatcttagttaaatcaacttaatttttatatgtcaaatattcaatattaatagtgttgacaaataataaaatgaggatttaacccttATGAGCACAAACTTAATGATATTTTAtcaattccaacatgtcctctttataagcCATCTACTATAtgaccatattatatagtattttaaaaacttttaattttacatatccgtaatattataaatttattaagtttaaatattaattataatatttaaataaatgtgaatcaaaaattttcttacgttaagaatcaaacctcacatgttttggaaaacaaaataggaatcaaagtgttgttttctttgtttgcaaaaaattcagagatagaatatcttcaatacaTAATAGaaggtgtggttaaatatatcatagtttctgtttctaTATTGATTctgctgtatttttttaattggaatagtatgtaaaatatttaggaaataaaatctgaagtaatgttatttttggaaaaattttagagattaactttgtaaataaatacaaataaaagggtagaacccaaaatgtacttaaaaaatgtatatatagatagatgaATATTTTACGTGCTCATATCTATTAGTATATTAGAGGGGTTTTGACAAAACTAAATCagtataataaaactaaaataagacTTTAATGCGTTAACAAATCAactttttaaacttttgttatgtGTGACAACTGAAAAGTGACATATCATTGAAATTCTAACCAACACCGGTTGAATCGTGACCCGAGTGGATCTCATACAAATTTCGGCATATATTTAAACCGAAATAACTTAGAAAACATGCTAGTTCGAGATCGGCTGGAAagtgataattttaaaaaatacctcGTGGTGCGAGATTCATCCTAATACTTATTAATTGATGTTGCAAGTTGCCATCTTGAAAGtgataaaattaatttgatcaTTAGCGTGGTAGGGAACATTTAGATTAATTGGTACACGAAAAGACTATCACGaagtcaaaaagaaagaagaaaaaaggactAGATCCAAACTCCCATTGTTTCACGTCCTCATCCACAAAAGATGCATTTTatttagataataaataaaacataatcattcattatattcatggattcttgattaatgaatacTCACTATATTTCATCTACCTTTACACTTTGAGCTGTAATGGTAGCAATTGTCAGCATTAACGTTCAAAACTGCTTCATATTTATCCTCCTATGCCTCTTCTTCAAGAAAATAAAGGTTGGCTATATATGATCTTCCTCCGAGAAAATAAATTCGTCTCCACCGATCATTGGtcattttcatcatcttcatctttaagTATGGATCTCTACTCTATCTTCGTATCTTCGACGTTCTCCATAGTACTcgtctcttcttcctcaatagCCTATGAGATCTTTAGGGCACAAGGCGTTAACATTTCCACTCGCAACCTCCCTAGTCCGATCCCTACGAATGAAGGGTCTCTCTTCTTCGGATCCTTCCCCTTTGTCACCGCACCGTACGGAGAATACTGGAAGTTCATAGTTACCCAAAATATTAACcaaaactcaaatttttaaattatataaacctttcaaaatttgtttttttgagtaCAAAAATTGTAAtggtatatttgaaaataacaCTTAGTGGTGGtacttttaaaacaaacttaGTTTAGTAATATTTTACGGTATTTCCCTtctaaatatatacatatgcaTAGATTCAAAATGAACATGTATGATTTGAACATGGATGTAGTAAAAAAACATCTGAATTGATTACTATCTATATGTTACATAATAGAAAAGATTCCATATGTCGGTTATTCCACATTCtcccaaaaacaaataatgtaatTTAGATTATACGTAAAGCATTATCAGATTGTACTCATAGATACGTTAAACTATGttattaaattagtaatttgCTCATTAGTGTGGTACGGAACTTCTAATTGATTGATATAAGAAAATACTAGATCCAAATTTTCATTGTTTGAGGTTCTTCCACAAAAGAAGCATTTTATTTCGGTAATAAATAAAGCAAAATCATTCATTATATATTCATGGATTCTTCATTAATGAATATTCACTATGTTTCAACTACCTTAAAACTTTGAGCAGCAATGGAAGCAATTGTAAGCATTGATGTTCAAAactgcttcatcttcatcctcctATGCCTCTTCTCGATCTTCTTTtaccttctcttcttcaagaaaaTAAAGGTTGACTATAATCTGCCTCCGAGCCCTCCGTCTCTACCGATCATTggtcatcttcatcatctcctctctcttctaGCCCACAAGTCTTTCCAGAAACTCTCTTCCAAGTATGGACCTCTCCTCTATCTTCGCGTCTTTAGTGTCCCCATTGTACTCGTCTCCTCTCCATCAATAGCCTATGAGATCTTTGGGGCAAAAGATGTTAACGTTTCCACTCGCAACTTCCCTATGCACGAAGGGTCTCTCTTCTTCGGATCCTTAGGCTATGTTAACGCACCTTACGGAGAATACTGGAAGTCCATGAAGAAGCTCATCGTCACTAAGCTCCTTGGGCCTCAAGCACTCAAGAGGTCACAAAGTGTCCGTGCAGAGGAGTTAGAGCGGTTTTACTTAAACCTACTAGATAAGGCGAGGAAGGAGGAGAGCGTTGAGATTGCTGAGGAAGCTATGAAGCTAATTAACAACACCATCTGCAAGATGATTATGGGGAGGAGTTGTTCGGAGGAGAACGGTGAAGCAGAGAGAGTTAGAGGCTTGGTGACCAAGTCAGATGCCTTGGCGAAGAAGCTTTTCTTGGCAGCCATCTTGCCCAAACCGATTAAGAAGATAGGGATCTCACTCGTCAAAAAGGAGTTAATGGATGTTTCTCGCAAGTTTGACGAGGTGTTAGAGGAGATTCTTttggaaaacaaagagaaactaGAGGAGCATCAACAAGGTACTGGCATGATGGATGAGCTGTTGGAAGCTTATGGAGTTGAAAGCGCAGAGTATAAAATCACTAGAGACCATATCAAGTCTTTCTTTGTGGTAAATGTTCATCTATTATGTGTACTTATGCGAACACGATTGGTTTGTCTTGACTAAGAAATATTTTCTACCGTAGGATCTTTTTATTGCAGGCACTGACACCTCCACGCACACTATACAATGGATCATGGCTGAGATCGTCAACAATTCCTACATTCTTGAGAGACTGAGAGAAGAAATTGATTCCGTTGTAGGGAAAACAAGGTTGATTCAAGAAACTGATCTACCGAACCTCCCTTATTTGCAAGCGACGGTCAAAGAAGGGCTAAGATTGCACCCACCAATCCCTCTTGTGGTAAGGACGTTTCAAGAAAGTGTAAGGTCGGAGGCTTTTATGTACCGGAGAAGACAACACTTATTGTTAATGGTTATGCTATGATGAGAGATCCCGAATACTGGGAATATCCTCAAGAATTTAAGCCTGAGAGGTTTTTAGCTTCTTCAAGATCAAGCCAAAAAGATGAGATAAGAGACGAAGTCCTAAAGTACATTCCTTTTGGAAGCGGAAGAAGAGGCTGTCCTGGAGCAAATCTAGCTTATGTCTCTGTCGGAACCGCGATTGGAGTGATGGTGCAATGCTTTGATTGGAAGATCAAAGGAGATAAGATCAACATGAATGAGTCTGCTGGAAAAATAGCGTTGACCATGGCTCATCCTCTTAAGTGCACTCTTGTTCCTCGTAACCCAAGCCCAGTCCCTTTAACTTCAAGTATGCAAATTCCCATTTCTTgactttcttttgttgtttatctTAATCTCATGTTTAGACATCTTCTCTGGTTTATTGGTTACATCTGGTTTGTTGTGTAAACCTTTTATGCATTTGGTATGGTTCATAATTTCCTTCTTGTAAAACAGGGTATCGATTGTAGAATGTTTTCTTGTCTTGTTTATTCAGACTCtcaagtatatatacatacagaaAATATCTAGTTACCAAACTAAGAAGATTGCATCTTATCAATGCTAACCTTTCTCCCCAAGCTAAATTTTACCAAAACTTATACACATAATATACAGTAATTACTCTCTCTAACACcccccctcaagttggagcataCGAATTGTAAATGCCCAACTTGGACAGCATTAAATGAAACTCAGTCTGGCCTAATGATTTGGTAAAGATATCGGCCAACTGATCTTTAGTATGCACCTTCTTGGTCCGTATTGTCCCATTCATGATTGCATCTCTTATACAATGACAGTCGACCTCCACATGCTTCGTACGTTCATGAAAAACAGGATTTGCGGCTATATGCAGTGCTGCCTGATTGTCACAATGTAACACCATTGGTTCGGTGTGACTCACACCAAAATCTTTGAGCAACGCCTTCAACCACTGCAGTTCGCATACCGTAAGTGCCATGGACCTATACTCGGATTCAGCCGAGGATCGAGAGGTGACACTCTGTTTTTTCGTTTTCCACGACACCGGAGAATCACCGAGAGTTATGAACCAACCACCAACAGATTTACGAGACAAAGGACATCCAGCATAATCCGCATCACACCATCCCACTAACTGTAATTTTGAATCAGACTTCAACAATATACCTTGGCCTGGTGTTCCTTTCAAATAATGGACTACTCGCAAAGCACTGAGCCAATGATCGTGACGAGGCGCCTTCATGAATTGCGAGAGAACATTAACAGCATATGCCAAATCAGGGCGTGTTGCTAACAAATAAAGCAACCGTCCCACCAGACGTCGGTACTTCTCAGGATCAACCATAAGCGGAGCTTTAGAGAGACCAAGCTTATCTTGTTGTTCCAAAGGTGTGTCAGCAGGCTGCGCTCCCAACAAGCCAGCTTCATTGATGATATCAAGAGTATATTTTCTTTGACATAAGAAGATACCCTCCTTGCTTCTTGCAACTTCAATACCGAGGAAATATCTCAAAGGATCTAGATCTTTCATGTGGAAACACTCACCCAAATATCCTTTAAAACTTGCTTATCTCGACAGAAACATTGCCTCCAATGATCAGATCGTCGAcgtaaaccaaaatatatatctcaGAGTTTCCTCGTCGCAAGTGAAACAGAGAATAATCAGCTCACGACTGACAAAAACCATACTCAAAAAGAGCTCCACGCAGCTTTGTAAACCAACATCGTGGTGATTGCTTCAAACCGTAAATCGACTTCTTCAGTCGACACACCATGTTCTTACCTCCTGTTCGAAAACCAGGTGGTAATGTcatatagacttcttcttctagatCTTCATGCATAAATGCGTTATGCACATCCATTTGATTCAATTCCCAGTTCTTCGCCGCAGCAATCTCCAAGAAGATCCGAACTGTCGACATTATAACAACAGGTGCAAAAGTCTCTGTATAATCAACTCCTTCTTTCTGTCGATTTCCAAGTGCAACTAGACGAGCTTTGAACCTCTCAATCGTCCCATCAGAGTTGTACTTAATTTTAAACACCCACTTACAACCGATAGCCTTTTTGCCCGGAGGAAGTTCCGTCAGATCAAACATCTCGTTTAGTTCCATTGCACCAACTTCATTGGACATAGCAACTCTCCAACGTTTATCCACCACTACTTCTCGAAATGTCTCTGGTTCCGTATTCTCACTCACTGTGGCAAGAAAAGCAAGAAATGGAGCAGAAAAATTGGTTGCATCGAGATAATCAGATAATGGATATAAACTGTTGTCATCGGATTCAACCTTGATGATAGTATTCATCACATAATCTTTAAATTTACTTGGCGGTTTTGTCGCTCTCAAACCAGGCCCGAGCCTTTCCACAGGCTCACGATTTTCAACTTCACCATCTTCATTTTCTGATTCACTATCTTGAAGAACAACAATCTCCTCTGTTTGTTCTTCTCGAAGATCTTCTGTGTTAGGACGAGGATGGTCCTCTGTTTCAAGAACCAGATGTTCCTCTGTTTCGACATGAGAAGGATCCTCTGTTTCAACTTTCTGAAAATCGCTCTCTTGCACGATCTGAGGATCACGCAACTCCAATGATTCTTCCAAAACTTGTTCATTTTTATCCTCTTCTTCCCAGCCAAAATCCGAAATGGCGTCGTCAGCTCTCATCTCTACCGAGACTTCACTGCTCATCGGAAAAGCATTCTCAACAAAGACCACATCCCTTGATACAAACATTTCTTCTGTTTCCAAGTCAAACATATTCCATCCCTTCTTACCAAAAGGATAACCCAGAAAAATGCATTTTCGACTGCGAGCTTCGTACTTGTCCCCTCCACGACGTTGCTTGTGCGCAAAAGCCAAAAAACCGAACACTCGCAAGTTTTCGTATGCTGGAGCCTTATTATAAATAAGCTCATATGGAGTTTTCCCTTTTAACAACCGTGACGGAGTCCGATTGATGAGATACGCAGCAGTCAGTACACTCTCTCCCCAAAACTTCGCAGAAAGTGATGATTGAAACAACAAGGCACGCGCCACATTCAGAATGTGTCGATGCTTTCTTTCTACTctcccattttgttgtggtgtccCAACACACGACGTCTGATGTATGATTCCCATCCGTTGGAACTCAGACGCGAGGCACATAAACTCCGTGCCGTTATCACTCCGCACAACTTTGATATCCTTGTTGAATTGTCTTGACACCAATGACACAAAGTTCATCAAGGTTTCTTTTACTTGTGACTTTTCTCGCAACAGATAAACCCAAACTCCTCTCGAGAAATCATCCACAATGGTCAGAAAATAGTAAGAATTGCACAGAGTTGGACGTCGATATGGACCCCATAAATCAACATGTATCATATCAAAAACTCCATCACTTTTATTATCACTGGTATGAAAAACCTCACGGCAATGTTTAGCCTTTAAACAAATGTCACAAACTGAAAAATCCTTATTCCTATTACCAACAACAGaaagcaaatcaaaaacacCATTGGAAGGATGCCCAAGCCTCTGATGCCAAAGGTCTTCAGCTCCATCTTTATTCAAATGCAAAACTCGAAACTCTCTCAAACGACGGAAGAAATACAGTCCATCCTTAAGTTCTCCTGCTCCAGTCACACTCCTCGTTATACGGTCCTGAATCACACACCCCTTATTAGCAATCTGCATTACTACATCTAAATCGGCAACAAGTTGTGATACAGATATCAAGTTGCATTTCAGTCCTGGCACAAACAATACATTTTTCAGttcaaactcatcatcaaaaCTCACTGTTCCCTTTTCTTTTGCCAAACTATTCTCTCCATTTGGCAACCCTATTGTACACGGCAGTATATATTTTCTGTCTAACAACAAATCACTAAAACCTGTCATGTGATTTGTAGCTCCAGTGTCTATGACCCAATAAAGTGAGAGAGACTTACCACTGAGACGAGGTGTGTTTCCCTTACTGCTCTCAAGGAGTTTCACGAGTGTCCCCCATTGCTCGTTTTTAACCCTGTATAGCCACTCCTCTCAGCTTCCACACTCGACTCGGCTCCATCTTGTGCAACCATCACGTTTGCACGAGCCATACCGCCACGTCCTCTTCCGGTTCCTTGGCGACCTCCTCCTCGTGCAAAGCTTCCAATGCCTCGAGGTCGCTCACTCCACCACTCAGGATACCCGATCACTTGAAAGCAAGTATCCGCTGTGTGTCCAGATTTCTTACACACTGAACACACCAtctttcccttttcttctttcccaCTCGTGTGTTGTCCTCCTCGGACTGCGAATGCTACTTGTGTGTTCTCTTGTTCCCTTCCTCTCATGACAGTATTCACTCGCTCCACCGACTTCACTTTTGAGTATACTTGATTCATGTTTGGAAGAGGATCAATGCTGATGATCGAAGTTCTTACTCCTCCATATAAGGCCGTGTCAAGTCCAAGAAGGAATTGATGAATTCGAtcatcctctttcttcttctccagttcGACGTTGATATTGCAGGAGCATCCTCCACATTTGCAAGCTATGACCTTGTCATAATTTGCCAAGTCTTCCCACAGCATCTGCAGCTTCCCATAGTATTCAATCACACTCATATTTCCTTGGCAGCAATGAGCAAGTTCTGCCTTAATCTCTTGAATTCTTGGTCCATTTGCTTCAGAGAAACGATCTTTGATCTCCATCCAAAGCTCCTTTGGATCTTCCTTGTTTCCCAGAGTTCTTCTCACCTTTGGATCTATTGTGTTGAGAATCCAAAGTGTCACCATCGACTTCGCCGATAACCAATCTTCATAGTCGGCTTCATCTTCACTCGGTTTTGAGACAGTTCCGTCAAcaaaaccatatttcttcttgactTGCAGTGCAGTCCGCACCGCCTGAGCCCACTCATCAAAGTTGTCTCCGTTAAATTGAACTTGCGCTATGATCGCGCCAGGGTTCTTGGTTGGTGCCAGTTGGAACGCTGAAACTACCGGCTTCGAACCTTCTGTCTTCATGATCGCCTTTGTCTCCTCTGacatttttaatctttaatCTTTCTAGCCaaatggctctgataccatattaaacAGGGTATCAATTGTAGAATGTTTTCTTGTCTTGTTTATTTATGACTCtcaagtatatatacatacagaaAATATCTAGTTACCAAACTAAGAAGATTGCATCTTATCAATGCTAACCTTTCTCCCCAAGCTAAATCTTACCAAAACTTATACACATAATATACAGTAATTACTCTCTCTAACACTTCTTTTAAGTATATGGAAGAACACTTTAGTTCTTAAGCTTTCATCACTTAATTTGAAGCTACCGCGAATATAATCTAGTGGTTTTACTAGTGTCGAGAACCATAAATATACGATTTAAACGGTTTATTTCATGTATGAGGTTTCGTTTCACGATATCTTTGTCGTAATGTTGGATAACTGAATATTTCCAAATCATATTCAATACTAATAGACGTATTCAGTGGTCATTTTTAGGCATGCTCATTTCAGAACAACAAGCCGTATCCAtcgatttttttataattctgtTTCAATTTAAATAGATATGAAACAAGGTTCATGTCTTTCCCGTATCGGACCATTATACTCTCCGACCTTCGAAATTAACACGTCTTGTCATTTTGGAAGATAGAAAAGTTTTGCAAAGTTATAAATTAATGATTTGAACTTCTtaatttgtttcattatttagaagaaaagaTTCCATCTGTCTGTATTCCACgttcttccaaaaataaatcatttttctttaggTAATTTGTAAAGCATGATCATATATTATATTcatggattatatatttttttcattatattcatGGATTATTGATAAACAAGTtctctatcttcttttcttttcactttgaACAACAATGGGAGTAATGAACGTTGACTATCAAAACTGTTTCATCATAATCCTCCTCAGCCTCCTTTCGTTCCTCTGTTACTCTGTCTTcttcaagaaaccaaagaatGACTTCAAATTTCCTCCGAGCCCTCCATCTCTACCGATCATTGGCCATCTTcatcttttcctctcttttctaATCCACAAATCTTTACAGAAACTTTCCTCCAAGCTAAGTATGGACCTCTACTTTATCTTCGCGTCTTCAATGTCCCCATAGTGctcgtttcttcttcctcagt
This genomic window contains:
- the LOC104789305 gene encoding uncharacterized protein LOC104789305; this encodes MSEETKAIMKTEGSKPVVSAFQLAPTKNPGAIIAQVQFNGDNFDEWAQAVRTALQVKKKYGFVDGTVSKPSEDEADYEDWLSAKSMVTLWILNTIDPKVRRTLGNKEDPKELWMEIKDRFSEANGPRIQEIKAELAHCCQGNMSVIEYYGKLQMLWEDLANYDKVIACKCGGCSCNINVELEKKKEDDRIHQFLLGLDTALYGGVRTSIISIDPLPNMNQVYSKVKSVERVNTVMRGREQENTQVAFAVRGGQHTSGKEEKGKMVCSVCKKSGHTADTCFQVIGYPEWWSERPRGIGSFARGGGRQGTGRGRGGMARANVMVAQDGAESSVEAERSGYTGLKTSNGGHS